The genomic DNA TAGTAACTGCATACCATGTATGCAACACCCATACCCAGAATTATTCCTCCTATAATATCCGTAAAATAGTGCACTCCCAGATATATTCTTGAAAAAGCTATAAAAAATGCTATAAAAAATACCGGCCATTTATACCTTAAGTTTAAAAAATAAAATACTCCAAATGCTGTAAATGAAGAAGCTGTATGCCCGGACGGAAATGAATAAGAGCCCGGCGGCGGTATTAGAAGTTTCAGATCATTTAATACTATAAAAGGTCTGTTTCTTTTTATAATATTTTTTAATATCCCTTCTCCGAGAATCGCTGTAATTAGTAAAGCCAGAAGCAGAATTATTCCATAGTTGCGGGTTTTCCTCCTCATAACGAGAACTAATGCCAAAACTATCCAGACTATTCCCAAATTTCCAATACCGGAAAAAAATATCATAACTTCATTAAGTACAGGTATCTGTAACCTTTGAAGTCCTTCTGTTATTGCTATATCTATGCCAAAAATTTTCTAAACCTCCTTTACATCAATTTTCATACTGATTTATTTTTAGTTACAAAACAGAAGAAAGGATTGTAACAGTATAGTAAGCATTGAAAATAAATCCATTTATTGAAATGAATGCCGTCATTTGTCTAATAACAAATAAAGCATTACAGTAGAATTATACAAAATTTTTACATTCTTTTATACTGAAAGTTTCCTGAAATCTTTATATATCTTATATTATCTTTTTATTTATTTTCCCTATGTATGTCTTTATCACTTCCGCTGATCTGTTTAACTGTTTCTGTTCCTCTTCGGTAAGCTTAAGTTCTATTATTTCCTCTACCCCTTTATTTCCAAGTATTACAGGCACACTTAAACATACATTTTTTAGTTCATATTCTCCGTCAAGAAATACTGAAACAGGGTGCACACTATATTCATTATTAAATATAGACTTTATCAATGCAGAAGCTGCTGTTCCTATGCCAAAACACGTGGCTCCTTTTCCTAGCAATACTTCCCAGCCTGCATAAGATGTATCTTTTAATATTTTATCTAAATCTGTATTTTTCAATTCTTCTTTGGACTCTATATACTGCTTGAAGGGTTTCCCCCCCACATAAATATGCGACCATGGAATCATCTGTGAATCTCCGTGTTCACCCAAAGAATACCCTGATACACTCTTAGGATCTATTCCAAGAATATCTCCTGTTATTCTTCTGAATCTTGCACTGTCAAGAGAAGTACCGGTTCCTATAACTCTGCTCTTTGGAAATCCTGATTTCTCCAATACATAATGA from Sebaldella termitidis ATCC 33386 includes the following:
- a CDS encoding phosphatase PAP2 family protein; the encoded protein is MIFFSGIGNLGIVWIVLALVLVMRRKTRNYGIILLLALLITAILGEGILKNIIKRNRPFIVLNDLKLLIPPPGSYSFPSGHTASSFTAFGVFYFLNLRYKWPVFFIAFFIAFSRIYLGVHYFTDIIGGIILGMGVAYMVCSYYKKNSDRINSNKIIRKLFN
- a CDS encoding L-lactate dehydrogenase — its product is MKIKSRKVAVIGVGNVGSHVAFSLVTRGITDELILIDIKEDKVKSEMLDLKDSLANLNSNVTIKIQNYSELKDAEIVVIAAGPLPRFEQTRLDTLDDGIKIIDDIMPKILESGFSGIFLVITNPCDVITHYVLEKSGFPKSRVIGTGTSLDSARFRRITGDILGIDPKSVSGYSLGEHGDSQMIPWSHIYVGGKPFKQYIESKEELKNTDLDKILKDTSYAGWEVLLGKGATCFGIGTAASALIKSIFNNEYSVHPVSVFLDGEYELKNVCLSVPVILGNKGVEEIIELKLTEEEQKQLNRSAEVIKTYIGKINKKII